The following are from one region of the Apostichopus japonicus isolate 1M-3 chromosome 17, ASM3797524v1, whole genome shotgun sequence genome:
- the LOC139954904 gene encoding uncharacterized protein isoform X2 → MKQARIYLRPIQAELDLSNMTVDEVTEEDELMIECNQSQMFFAQTKLKKHVTQCGRQTQERDEHDDTRPSAHGVVTETESCSVERDGNDRQTESAASEIQTGPSFCAPDIIGNDTPSTSGIQNESHFHVSDSDETALVAQMQSKLVTYRGLREAQSVDLVIRRKKVIKTATDVIRKPTEFSFYKDPVIYFSGEDAVDLGGPKREFFRLFTQQLASLSIFEGKPGKLYFSHDIDLLEMGKYKLAGQFIAWECSSWWPWVPYAAPRIV, encoded by the exons ATGAAACAAGCTCGGATTTATTTGAGACCAATACAGGCTGAATTGGATCTTTCAAACATGACG GTTGATGAAGTCACTGAGGAAGATGAACTGATGATTGAATGCAATCAAAGCCAGATGTTTTTTGCCCAAACAAAACTGAAGAAACATGTAACTCAGTGTGGGAGACAGACACAAGAAAG AGACGAGCATGATGATACAAGACCTTCCGCTCATGGGGTTGTAACAGAGACTGAAAGTTGCTCTGTTGAAAG AGATGGGAATGATAGACAAACAGAATCAGCTGCATCTGAAATACAGACTGGACCCTCGTTTTGTGCTCCTGATAT aaTTGGTAATGATACACCATCAACATCTGGAATACAGAATGAAAGCCACTTCCATGTTTCTGACAG TGATGAAACAGCTCTAGTGGCTCAAATGCAGAGTAAGCTGGTGACCTACCGTGGTCTACGAGAGGCGCAGTCAGTGGACTTAGTCATTCGTAGAAAGAAAGTTATCAAAACTGCCACTGATGTAATTAGAAAACCGACAGAATTTTCCTTTTACAAAGATCCAGTCATCTATTTCTCTGGTGAAGATGCAGTCGACCTTGGTGGGCCAAAAAGAGAGTTTTTTAG attGTTCACACAACAGTTGGCATCCCTCAGCATTTTTGAGGGAAAGCCTGGAAAGCTTTACTTCTCCCATGACATTGATTTGTTGGAAATGGGGAAGTATAAGCTGGCAGGGCAATTCATTGCTTGGGAGTGTTCTTCATGGTGGCCCTGGGTTCCCTATGCTGCACCCAGGATTGTATAA
- the LOC139954904 gene encoding G2/M phase-specific E3 ubiquitin-protein ligase-like isoform X1, with product MQSTLVGQKESFLDCSHNSWHPSAFLRESLESFTSPMTLICWKWGSISWQGNSLLGSVLHGGPGFPMLHPGLYNIMVGKVGKPEEQIEISDVTDIDVLRHLKTIEGISTESMIDPAVAAVSDWAANSGYSKIYSLSIDSKEETIKALVKQHVFYRCKAEVEEFQEGMDSVGGFWQMIAEDPMPFKPLLTSTAKKLTFTSFKKLFKVNWSDDIVKEDQEGDTVFCWEQFLQKCQAGECSMSAEEDDESVVVGMHHILRFCTGADSIPPIGFEKQIDISFYTPVEGIKPYPTSSTCGLELHLPRGITDAEKFARLMTEAILCSPGFGKQ from the exons ATGCAGTCGACCTTGGTGGGCCAAAAAGAGAGTTTTTTAG attGTTCACACAACAGTTGGCATCCCTCAGCATTTTTGAGGGAAAGCCTGGAAAGCTTTACTTCTCCCATGACATTGATTTGTTGGAAATGGGGAAGTATAAGCTGGCAGGGCAATTCATTGCTTGGGAGTGTTCTTCATGGTGGCCCTGGGTTCCCTATGCTGCACCCAGGATTGTATAATATTATGGTCGGGAAGGTCGGCAAGCCAGAGGAACAAATTGAGATATCAGATGTTACAGACATTGATGTACTGCGTCATTTAAAGACG ATTGAAGGTATATCAACTGAAAGTATGATAGACCCAGCAGTGGCAGCGGTGAGCGATTGGGCAGCCAACAGTGGATACAGTAAGATCTATTCTTTGTCTATTGATTCCAAAGAAGAAACCATCAAGGCGCTGGTCAAACAGCATGTATTTTACAG ATGTAAGGCTGAAGTGGAAGAATTCCAAGAAGGGATGGACAGTGTTGGTGGGTTTTGGCAAATGATTGCTGAAGATCCCATGCCATTCAAGCCACTACTAACATCAACTGCAAAAAAGCTAACTTTTACCTCTttcaaaaaattattcaaaGTCAATTGGTCAGATGACATTGTAAAGGAAGACCAAGAGGGGGACACTGTGTTCTGTTGGGAGCAATTCCTTCAGAAATGCCAAG CTGGTGAGTGCAGCATGTCGGCAGAAGAAGACGATGAAAGTGTTGTTGTTGGGATGCATCATATCCTAAGATTTTGTACCGGTGCAGACTCCATACCACCTATTGggtttgaaaaacaaattgatatcaGTTTTTATACTCCGGTCGAAGGCATCAAGCCATATCCCACATCATCAACGTGTGGCTTGGAATTGCATCTACCAAGGGGTATAACAGATGCAGAAAAATTTGCCAGATTGATGACAGAAGCAATTCTATGTTCCCCTGGGTTTGGAAAGCAGTAA